One region of Zingiber officinale cultivar Zhangliang chromosome 7B, Zo_v1.1, whole genome shotgun sequence genomic DNA includes:
- the LOC122004866 gene encoding uncharacterized protein LOC122004866 yields MRAPSLLAQCLPALMPHDKVSQTGVPAVSERDLHLPSPAVEVIPSKNAHPYKYAGENVDLQGLKLFKGRISVTDMIGFSSLETSSSKSDGSLKCWESSTDLLSILKLEIRDGLLSFRGKRILELGCGYGLAGTFACLKGASTVHFHDLSAETIRCATIPNVLANIEQARDKQSRQPESPLTPSRQQLTSDVHFYAGDWEELHTVLSVVRVEGLDLSQGASLSFSEDDFMEACSSQDDSVLAHEADSRRSRKLSGSRAWERGSETHPGDAGYDVILITEIPQSVNSLRKLYTLITKCLRPPYGVLYLAVKKNFIGSSGVVRQLRAMVDEEGIFGIHIVTEVTDRDIWKFFFK; encoded by the exons ATGAGGGCACCGTCTCTCCTTGCGCAATGCTTGCCGGCGTTGATGCCGCATGACAAGGTTAGCCAGACTGGTGTTCCTGCTGTCTCTGAGAGGGATTTACACCTTCCTTCTCCTGCTGTTGAAGTTATTCCTTCTAAG AATGCACATCCATACAAATATGCTGGGGAAAATGTTGATCTGCAAGGGCTCAAACTTTTCAAG GGAAGAATCAGTGTAACAGATATGATTGGATTTTCAAGTTTGGAGACGTCATCATCCAAATCTGATG GATCTCTTAAATGCTGGGAGAGTTCAACAGATCTCTTAAGTATTCTTAAACTAGAGATTCgtgatgggctcctaagtttcaGAGGCAAAAGGATTCTAGAG CTTGGTTGCGGTTATGGTTTAGCTGGGACTTTCGCCTGCCTTAAG GGTGCTTCTACAGTTCATTTTCATGATCTGAGTGCAGAAACTATAAGATGTGCAACCATACCAAATGTCCTTGCAAATATTGAGCAGGCTAGGGACAAGCAGAGTCGCCAACCAGAGAGCCCTCTCACTCCATCACGACAGCAGTTGACTTCGGATGTTCATTTCTATGCTGGGGATTGGGAGGAGCTCCATACAGTCTTATCAGTGGTGAGAGTGGAAGGTCTTGACTTGTCACAGGGGGCTAGCCTTAGCTTCTCTGAGGACGACTTTATGGAGGCATGTAGCAGTCAAGATGATAGTGTGCTTGCTCATGAAGCTGATTCAAGACGATCAAGAAAGCTTTCTGGAAGCCGGGCCTGGGAAAGAGGAAGTGAGACACACCCAGGAGACGCTGGCTATGATGTCATTTTAATCACTGAGATTCCTCAATCAGTAAATTCCTTGAGGAAGCTATATACACTTATAACAAAG TGCTTACGGCCACCGTATGGAGTCTTGTATTTGGCTGTGAAGAAAAACTTCATAGGTTCCAGTGGTGTTGTGCGGCAGTTAAGAGCCATGGTGGATGAGGAAGGCATTTTCGGCATCCATATCGTTACCGAGGTCACTGACAGGGATATCTGGAAATTCTTTTTCAAGTGA
- the LOC122004868 gene encoding probable membrane-associated 30 kDa protein, chloroplastic translates to MALKASVSFVPLPSSSSSPYGAPPSRRVLLVTRMLRNAFLNGGVGSLKAREINSSRIKQLKCHPYGGGSLVVQMNLFDRLARVVKSYANAILSSMEDPEKILDQAVLEMNDDLTKMRQATAQVLASQKRLENKYKATQQASDEWYRKAQLALGKGDEDLAREALKRRKSYADNASSLKAQLDQQRAVVDNLVSNTKLLESKIQEARSKKDTLKARAQSAKTATKVSEMLGNVDTSSALSAFEKMEEKVLAMESQAEALNQLTTDDLEGKFALLESSSVEDDLATLKKELSGRSPKGELPAGRTAVSSSNISSPFRDMDIERELNELRKKANEY, encoded by the exons ATGGCGTTGAAGGCGTCTGTGAGCTTTGTGCCACTaccgtcgtcgtcgtcctctccGTATGGAGCTCCCCCCTCGCGGCGGGTTCTTTTGGTTACCAGAATGCTGAGGAACGCGTTCTTAAACGGAGGAG tgGGATCCCTAAAAGCTAGAGAAATAAATTCGTCCAGAATTAAGCAGCTGAAATGTCATCCATATGGTGGAGGTTCTCTCGTTGTTCAGATGAATCTTTTTGATCGGTTAGCAAGGGTAGTCAAG TCATATGCAAATGCTATTTTGAGTTCAATGGAAGATCCAGAAAAGATTTTGGACCAAGCTGTTCTGGAAATGAATGATGATTTGACAAAGATGCGCCAAGCTACAGCACAG GTATTAGCATCACAGAAACGGCTAGAGAACAAGTATAAAGCTACTCAACAGGCGTCTGATGAATG GTATAGAAAGGCTCAGCTTGCTCTTGGAAAAGGAGATGAGGACCTTGCACGTGAGGCTCTCAAGAGGAGGAAATCTTATGCT GACAATGCTAGCTCTTTAAAAGCTCAGCTGGATCAACAGAGAGCTGTGGTCGATAATCTTGTCTCCAATACTAAG CTTTTAGAGAGCAAGATACAGGAGGCCAGGTCAAAGAAAGACACTCTGAAAGCTCGTGCACAATCTGCAAA AACTGCAACAAAAGTTAGTGAAATGCTGGGAAATGTCGATACAAGCAGTGCACTTTCAGCATTTGAAAAGATGGAGGAAAAAG TATTGGCTATGGAATCCCAAGCAGAAGCACTTAATCAGTTGACAACTGATGATCTAGAAGGAAAG TTTGCACTGCTTGAGAGCTCATCAGTAGAGGATGATCTTGCAACGCTGAAGAAGGAATTGTCAGGGAGGTCCCCG AAAGGGGAGCTCCCTGCTGGTAGAACTGCCGTTAGCAGCTCAAATATCTCTTCCCCTTTCCGTGACATGGACATTGAGAGGGAGCTCAATGAACTAAGGAAAAAAGCCAATGAATACTAG